The nucleotide sequence GAACACATTATATGATCTTGGTCCTTGTTTAAACCTTTTCCTTTTCTCATCACTCCTTTGTTTCATGCAGGTGGACTAAATGTAGAAGGGGAGGCAGATAGTTGGGATTTTGGTGTTGGTAAGGACTATACCTACGATACTCTTGTTGTGCCATTTGCACTTTATGGGATATATAATTCGGCAACTTCCATGGGAGTCTACAAATTACGCatgaacttccattgccatttatAAACGATTTCTAGCATTCGTCGAAAACCTTCCAGTAGCTGTACTGTTTGCTATTTTTTGTGTTAAATTTATGCTGCTTTGTTTGTATTGTGTTAGTTACGGTGCATATATTTATAATTTTGTTTGCTTTTGTTAAAAAACATCTGCACATAATTGCCGCAGTTGACAGATAAACCTCTTGTGGTGTTGAAGAGAAAGTAATTATTTAATCAACACATCAGATGAAGAATAGTCCTTTTCATGTTGACATTGCTGTATATTTATGTGGTCAAAACTCAACCAGAAAGTAGTCTGATTGTCCTAACAGCTAGCGGTGACACGCTTTATCCCAAGTTCCCAACCATCAGTGTGCCGCCAGCTCAGATGTTTTTATTTCTAATTATGCAAAGCATAGCAGATTTATATCTTGTGGATTAGATTTTTTTTTATCAATGTGGTATCTGATAATGTGGTTGCTCTTTAGCCTTTGTTACCTGTTAAGTCAAACATCATGTACTATTCATTCACCAAGTGAATTTGACAGATATGGCAAATGGAAATGTCATGTGGACATTTTTCTTTCATCTGTCACCTATTTTTGACCTTAAAGATTCAATAATGGAGTACATGTTATTTGGTCATAATAGGATTTCTATTCATTAATCTGTGAGGTTCTTCTACACAAGGTCTAAATCATTTGGGTAATAATGAATTCATGAATTTGTCCCTTAGAAGGTGCAGCTGCTTTATATTTGTTGAGTTTTTATATGCAAGTACCACTTCAAGAATTGTGTCATATGGATAGGCCTATGTGTTGTGCATGTGGCTAGAGGTAACTAACTTTCCTATCTTGACTATTTATGCGTAGGTGCTGGATTTTATTTGAATGCCACAAATGAGAAGTGGAAAAACTGGCGCATGTATGATTATGTTGTGAAGGAGCTGCCAAAAGTTTTAACTGACAACTTTGAACAGCTTAACACGTCATGTGCATCAATTTTTGGCCACTCTATGGGAGGGCACGGTGCACTGACTATCTACTTGAAGAACACTGACAAATACAAGGTACTATTTGACACTATTTGTTAAACCCTCTGCATCTGGAAATTCCTGTCTATGAACCTTTTCTCAGATTAGGAAACCCGTAGGCATCTACTTCACACAATATCTGTACTCTCTTGTAATTACTTCCATGAAATCTCACTTGGCATTGCGAATTTATCTTACCTATGCAGTCGGTGTCTGCATTTGCTCCAATTGCTAACCCAATAAACTGCCCTTGGGGTCAGAAAGCATTCTCAAACTATCTGGGCACAACTAAATCAGAATGGGAGGCAAGTCTTCTCTGAGATCattcccctctctccctccctccttccaTTCTCAAACCGGCCATGTAAAGTACTTAATAGTGCATGCTTACTGCAGGAATACGATGCAACCTTGTTGGTTAAGAAGTGCAACACACTTTCAACTCCTATCCTGGTTGACCAGGTATAATGCAACAGTGCGATAAATAATGCCCTTTTCCTGCTTTCATGTTATTTCTAGCCCATCGATGTTTTTATTCTATATTGTTGGAATGAACCATTTAGTGTGTTACATTGCATATTTCAATTCGAAGTGTAGTACAACCAAGCAACTagtcatctccataagcatacaagGTAGTTGGATAAGGTCCCTGGAAGGTATAAATGAGACGCAGTCTTCTCTGAGATcatttccctccctccctccttccatTCTCAAACCAGCCATTCACTTGATGTGACACAAGGATCCTGTTGTAAGGTGCTTGTGATAACATGGAGTCATCCTCGTGGACAACAGGGAATTGATCGGTTAGTTATAAATTGGGGCCTAGACCAATTTAAAATGAGTTGGTGCCTGAAAGACGTGATGCCATTTTGATTGGTATTCTAGCTGGGCATGATCGGTTAGCTTTGATATGATTTCCTCATCCAGTGATACTTTCTTCCGTCTAGATTGGCCAACACTGGTAGGAGTTCATTGCATGTTTCAGTAAGTGAATCTGCCAATATCAAGGTCAACATGTTAGAAGTTCCAAGTGTAGCATCCCTTTTCTGGCAGGGAGTGAGATGTTGCGAGGTTATAATTATGCATGTTCAACTGAACTGCCTAGAGCTGAAGTTTGGCAATTCAACAGCACTGCGTCAAGGAATCGATTATACATAGGATGACAGGTTCGATTGAACTAGTTGAGAGTACAAGGCCCTGGAGAGTAACCGTTGGCTTGTACATGACTTGTTTCTGAAGGATATGAATTTGAGAAGATGTGACATTTATCATCTCACAATCAGAGTGCGCTTTATTTGCAATCTGGACTGCCTAATGCTCACATCTGCATTGCTTAATTATCTTGCTTCCAATCATATAACAGTGAAGAGGAAGTAATGTTGGCACAATCACTTAAGTTTATGCGTGGAGTGGAACAGGGAGAGGATGACAAGTTCCTGGCGGAGCAGCTGCTGGCGGGCAACTTCGAGGAGGCGTGCAAGGCGGCGGGCGCTCCCCTGATCCTGCGCATGCAGCCGGGATACGACCATTCCTTCTTCTTCATCGCCACCTTCATCGACGACCACATCGCGCACCACGCCCAGTTCCTCAAGAGCGGCTGACTGGCCAGCCACCTGTAAGCGATCGGTAGAAGTGCCGAGTCAGCGGCGTCGCCTGCCTCCATATACTACCATCTGTGTTGTTATCACTTGTGTGTATGCGTCGTGTGTCGGTTGGATTGAGACGAGACGAAGTGTGTGGAAATAATGTGGACGGCTTGCGGTCGTCTCTGAAgtgcgcgtgcgtgcgtgcatgcatgcctTGGCTGGAAATTCAGTCGGTAGAATTTGCTGGCCCTGCTGTAGTAGCATTTGAGGTTTAAAGCGTCTGTGGCAGCCTAGTAAAGCACACATGCCGAGCGTAGCAGGTGTCACGTGATGGGTTGCCCTCGTCTGGATCTGCAATTTTTTCTTTGTGCACGGAATGCGCTATGTCGATCGGAATCTTTGCCCGTAGTATGGCGTGTGACCATGCACGCGCGGGGAGTTATTTCGTGGTCATGTCAAAACTTGTACGTGGATCAGCAGTAATCTTACTGTAATTCGTACAGCTACaaggtgatactctctcgaactgATACGTGGATTAGCAGTAAACTTACTGTGTACTGCACGTTTTTCTCTATTTCGTACAGCTACAAGGTGATGCTACCTCTTGTCCTTTTTAGTGTGCATATTAGTTTTGTCCGAAGTATCAGTCCTTTGATCAAATTTACAAAAAAAGGTATCAGTACTCACAATGTCAAGGCAACACTGCTAGATTTATTATAAAATGTAGATTCGTAGTATATGTAGTTGGTGTTGTAGATGTTCATGTTtttcaatataaatttggtcaagatttaaacttcataaaatttgtctTGACACAAATCTGACACGAGGAGTAAAAATGACCAGAGATCTCAGTAAAACAACTCGTGCACAAGAGAGCGAACAAGCACTCCCATGTACTACTCCATAGTAGATAATTAACCCAGCCATTGTTTCGGGCTTCACTGCCTGCCTCGAGCCAAACACTCAAAGAAAAACTActcttccctcaaaaaaaaaaaaaaaaactactccTGCACACCGCACCCCGCACGCCACGCCACGGCAAGTTCCTGGAAGCTTCCCCGCAAGCGCCAAACCGCGTGCAGGCGCGCTCGTGGCCGACCCACCACCGCCCGGCCCGGCCCATCCACCATAATTTACCCACCCCTGGGCCCTGGCACACCAGTCCAGACGGCGGCATCCAATGCCCCCACCCACCCGCCCCGAGATCGGATCTGAGCCCTCCACGCCCACCACCTCTCACTCCCGCCCCACCCCGCCGACGCATGGGCCCATTCCGCGCGGAGGGCCACAGCGCAGCGCCTCCGCGTGGGCGCATGGCCGGTCGCGACCGCCACCTCGCCCGCTCCCCCCGCGGTTATTTCTACCGGGCCGAGCCGCGCCTGGAGAGGGCAGAGTCAGTGGAGGTGGAATAGACTAGACTAATCTTGTAGCGGGGTCTCCGGCCGCCTCTACCACCGAGGCGAGCACGCCCCTGCCGGCCTGCTCTGTCGTCGGTGAGCACGCGCAGCGGCCCGAAGAGGCGCGTACTCGCGGGGCAAAGTGCGCCAGCGACCCGAGGTATACCTCGTTCTCTTCCTGGTCTGGATCCGTCCGTCTACTTCAGTTTCGTACTGAGTAGATCCACTGCTTAAGCGTGAGCTGTTGGTGATCCGCCGTAGGTTTTACTATCTCCTCCTTCCGTTCCAGTAGATCCGCTTGAGCTAGGCTGTTGGACTAGGATCATGGGTGCGTGCATCTCAAGCCCGAACTGCTGGGCATCCACCGTAGTAGAATCGCGCCTTCACTTGGAAATATGATTAAATGGTAGGGGGTCGACCGAATCATGAGTAGATCTATTTTCTTCAACAAGTAAATCATGCGTGCCAAGTACTTTTTTTCATTGCCGGCTCGTGTGTGCATCTTAGTTCTTCAGTGCAGATTGCTGGCCATCCATGGTAGATTTATAGTGTGCTAATCTGATGGTGCAAGCTGCTCGAGGAAACCAAAAGTTCTCTATGCCTTGCTCTACTACTTTTAGGTTGCTCTGGGTTTCTTCTATGAAGAGATGTGCACCAGTGATAATAGTGTGAGATTGTTATTTTCCCGTTACTTCTTTTGTGATGGTTGGTGTGTGTGCGATCTTAAGTGCAGACCGCTTGTCATTCACTGTTATTTTTTATGTGTACATTTAGAGTGTCTGAGTTTCTTTTAGGTAATGCTCATTTCTTTCCTAGATGAGATAACTAGCTCATGATTCAGTACTGTATTTCTCTTCATGAAGATATATTGTACTCCTGCAGGTTTGCTTGCCTGCTGACCTTACAAATATTTTCTTTTCAGTAGGTGCCTTGGTATAGAATGAAGTGAAGAGAGCAGAGTATCTTGGTCGTACTAATCAATTCATCATATTATGTGCGCAATAAGATTTTGCTATGCTTTCACCGTTGATGCCCACTGGTTGGATCATGCTTCTGTTTATGAGCTCATTGAAGTAACTCTCTCGTAGCTCAAATGGGCCAATTTCTCGTTTGTGTGGCACACAAAACCTTCAGCTATCCATCTCCATATCAGTTGGTCTCTCTTAATTTTGTTATCTTCTGGAAATATGCTTACGTATAATAAATGATGCGAAGGTAGATCATAGAAACATGAACACAATTCTTAATCTAAAGCAAGATGGTGTAGGCTACTTTTTGTGATTCAACACAAATAGCAGGCATACATGCACCAATACTAAGAAAATTAGCAAAGAAAATGAGTAAAAGAGGCACTTGACTTGTAGATTATAAAAGAGTGATGATCTAGAAGTCAACCCTCTTTTACCAGTAGTTTTGATCTACCTTCTCATCCATAGGATTA is from Triticum aestivum cultivar Chinese Spring chromosome 3A, IWGSC CS RefSeq v2.1, whole genome shotgun sequence and encodes:
- the LOC123063396 gene encoding S-formylglutathione hydrolase — its product is MAAAAPPPAAALEQLSKTKMFGGHNLRFRHQSASLGCPMTFSLFLPASPASKLPVLYWLSGLTCTDENFIIKSGAQRAAAAHGVALVAPDTSPRGLNVEGEADSWDFGVGAGFYLNATNEKWKNWRMYDYVVKELPKVLTDNFEQLNTSCASIFGHSMGGHGALTIYLKNTDKYKSVSAFAPIANPINCPWGQKAFSNYLGTTKSEWEEYDATLLVKKCNTLSTPILVDQGEDDKFLAEQLLAGNFEEACKAAGAPLILRMQPGYDHSFFFIATFIDDHIAHHAQFLKSG